One Zymoseptoria tritici IPO323 chromosome 5, whole genome shotgun sequence genomic window, ACGAACATTGTCCCAGCGGCAGCTTTGTTCCGTGCAGCCTTATCGCGCGATCCAGCTGGCAATGCTTCGGTCCACCCGATCCACATGAAGCCACAGTGGGAACTGTCCAAATCTCCGAGATCTCCACAGGGATCCGAAAAATCTGCCCGGTTCTACCCAAGGCCGGGCAATGCTCAGGATCTGATAAGATTAGAACATGTCCTCCATTGTACTTCTGCTCAACCTCACTCCGTTCCGCTTTGATGGCTACCGAGAAGCCGTTCTCATCCACGGACGATGCGGTAGTCAAGACTGAACCGATTGTCGATATTCCCAAACGACCAGCTTCCATTGAAGCATTGCAAGTCTCCGATGACAATGGCAGTACCAGCAGCGAGGCTGGACCAGCTGTCCATGTACCGCGTCGAATCAAGATCACCGCCGTCTTGATCGTTGCCCTGATCGGCTTCGGTTCGCATTGGAGCAGTGGTGTCTTGGGAGCGATGAAGAGTACTCTGAAGAAGGTCAGCACGTTGTCCTCCTCCGTCGACCAAAGTCTTCAACACGCTCCgactaacaacaacaaggaACTGCACATCAACAACACGCAATATGCCTTGCTGGAAGCGTCCCAAGACTTCATGGTCACGGCTTTGATCCTGTTCACTGGTATCCTGACTGACCGTATCGGCGGTGCGGGAGCGATGGTCTGGGGTAACGTGATTTATAGTCTTGGATCCATCATAATTGCTGCTGCAACGACAGTCAGGAGCTATAAGCTCATGATTGGCGGCATTGTGATTCAGTCGTTTGGGGATATCGCGACGCAGGTGAGTGCTTGAAGTTGGAAACGTTGTTGGAGCTGTTGCTGAGCTTTGCATTGCAGGTCGCTCAATATCGGGTCTTCTCGTCGTGGTTCGCGCCATCGAACGGTTTTGCGGCCACATTGGGATTCGAATTGGGCATGGGCAAGCTGGGAGGTTTTGTCGGTAAGGCAAGTGCAAATCCTATTGCAAAGCGAACCGGAAACTTTGCATGGGTATATTGGACTGCTGTTATGATGAACCTTTTCACCAACGCTGCGACGATTCTTTTCTGGAAATTCCGAAAGTACACCGAGAAGCATTATCCTGACGGCCTCCGGGATCCCAGCACGGGAGAGATCCTCAAGGAGAACTCGAAGAAGTTTGAGTTCAAAAAGGTCCTTGAACTGCCATGGGCATTCTGGACGATCCTATCGTTTTCACTCTTCCAGACTTCGACGGCCGCCGTCTTCAATGCCAATGCCACCGAGCTGGCAGAGAAGCGATTCAAGGTCTCTGCGATCAAGGCTGGATGGTATACCTCGCTCAGTCAGTATCTGGGATTCTTCTTGGTGCCGCTTTTGGGCGTGTTTATCGACCTCTTTGGCAACAGGATTACAGTGATGGCGTTCTGCGGCACTGGTATGTTCATATCCATGGTTCTGGCTGCCTTTGGTCCATCGATCTCTGGCACAGCGGCCAGTCTCGGAGTGTATGCGGTGGCGGTCAGTCTCGGTCCAACAGTCATTATCGATGCCATTCGGACCAGCATTTGGCATCAGGACACTTTCGGGTAAGTCCCTGAGATCGTCTTGACATGTAAGCGTCGCTAATCCGTATGTCACCCGGTGTTTAGGGCAGCTTATTCGATCAAAATCTTGATCAACAACTCAATGAACATCATTGTTCGAGTTGTGACCGGAGTCATCCAAGATCGGGACAATGACTCCTACGATCGGGTCGTATATGTGTATGTGGTGCAAGCGGCGGGTGCTGTGGTGGTTGCTGCTCTGCTACTGATAGGCAGCTGGATGAGGGTGGATCTGAAGAGACTGCAGTGGACCAAGAAGGAAAGATTGCGGAAGGGCGAAGTGATCAATGAGCTGCGAAAGGATTATGAGGAGGGACTGAGCAAGGAGAAGCACAGGCTCTTCGGGAAGGTGATGTTCAGCGGACTTTTCGTGTTCATGCTGGGAGGTTGGTGTGCTTTCTTCTGGGGAGTTGCAACGGGAAACAACCAGTAGGTCGGAGATCTCGTGGTAGTCTCAACATGGAGATTGAAGCTGTGGTATTGGAAGAAGAAAGCTGCCAGCACTTACTGATCATTTCACGCGAACATCACGCGCCCTCACGCGTCCATGGCCACCGCAATGACGGCAGAAGCCAACGATAGACTCATAGGCTCAGATGGCGGTCAGCCTAATGAATGCGTGGTGCATGAGTCGCGTTACAAACGCACAGTACAAAGCCCCGGCGAGAAAGGCATCGAACTGCGATCGACATGGCTCGCGGTGCTCATCCAGCAGTCGTAAGCATAAAGGCTCCATCGTGATGAAGTGATTGATCGTGGGTGTTCGTGGCCGTGGCATCAAACAAAGGAAGTTGATGTGTCGAAAATGGAGGGATCTTCTGGGGGAGACCCCCGCTTTTAAAGCTCGCTTCAATGAGCCGAGTTTCCCATGGACCCGACTGCAGGCCATCAATCACACTGCAGTTCAGATCGACAACTTCCCACAGTTCTCACTCCCTGACACTCCCTCTTCCACATCACGACCACTGCTGCTCAACGATACAGCTCCTCATCACAAATCAACACAATCGTCCAAGATATTTGCCTCGACATGTCACCATAGCGACTGCCACGAACTGCAAGCCGCGTGCCGAGCACTTCCACGCTGCACGAACGCGTGCCCCAGCTCATGCATGCACACCGAAGCTGGCTGGCACACAATTCGTGTTTGATCGAGAGATCCGCACGCTCCGCACCGCCAGCCATCGTCTCACATCACAACTGAAGGAGATCGTCCAACACAATCTCGCACTTCACCACATTCCATCAACCATTGCTCGACCCTGCCCCTCATCCGCCAGCATCCACGATGAAGGCCGCTCCGCTGCTGGTCGCCTGGCACGACAACACCGATCCGATCTACTCCGCACATTTCGAGCCTCATGGCAAAGGCAGACTGGCTACAGCAGGCGGTGATTGTCATGTTAGGGTGAGTTGGGCAAGTGTGCATAGCTTCTCCTGTCCGTGCTAATCGGACAGCACAGCTCTGGAGCATTGAAGCCACGGGCGATGAACGGAAAGTGACCTATCTCTCCACGCTCAAGAAACACACACAGGCTGTTAATGTAGTGCGGTGGTGTCCACGAGGTACGTTTACATCAGTGGCTCCACATTTCACTCGACTGATCACCCACAGGCGAGCTTTTGGCAACTGCTGGCGATGACGGCAATGTGCTTCTCTGGACACCTTCTGACAACCCAGCGTACGCAACGAACTTTGGAGATGACGGATTGGAAGATTTGGAACATTGGAGAGTCAAGACAATGTGTCGGTCGAGCAGTGGCTCGGAAATATACGATCTGGCATGGTCACCAGATGGACAATTCTTCATCACAGGGAGTATGGATAATGTGGCACGGATATACAATGCTTCGACGGGTACGTCTATTTGACGGCGGAAATAATGTTGCTACGATGGCTGACGCTTCGCAGGACAAACTGTTCGTCAAATTGCCGAGCACAACCATTACGTTCAAGGGGTGGCCTGGGACCCCCTCAACGAGTATGTGGCCACACAGTCGTCCGACCGCTCGGTCCACATCTACACCCTCAAGACGAAGGATGGCCAATTCTCATTGCATCAGCACAACAAGGTGACAAAGATGGATCTACCTGGACGCCGCATCTCATCTCACAGTCCTGCTCCGCCTGATCTTGGCCTCAACCGAGCAGCATTCGTGCCGGACATCACTTCGGAAGCCGTGGGCTCACCAAGACCATCAGCACCGGGAACTCCACAATCCTTGGCATTGCCAATGAATCCACCTGCAACCTCTCACAGCCGTCGCTCATCATTCGGTTCTCAAGCAATGAGACGATCGGTCTCGCCAAGTCCTTCAATGCCGCTCCCAGCTGTGATGCCTTCCGCTTCGCCCAGCATTTCCGGCAGCATTGGACTAGGAGCTCGGAACGCTCACCTATACGCCAACGAGACATTTACATCCTTCTTCCGCAGACTGACTTTCGCACCTGACGGCAGCTTACTGTTTACTCCGGCTGGACAATTCAAGACGACTCACTCCTCCCTCGATGGTGGCAAGCCCACAGACGAAATCATCAATACGGTCTACATCTACACTCGGGCAGGTCTGAACAAGCCGCCCGTGGCATACCTTCCAGGTCACAAGAAGCCCTCGATCGCGGTAAAATGCTCACCTATATACTACCAACTCCGATCGACATCCATCGAGACCAAGGAGATCACGATCGACACTCGAACGGCGGACGACATTCAGCCTCTGCCTGAACCAGTCATGCCCTCGAGAGGTCCCACATCACATTCAGCGATGGATCCACCGCCACTGAGTGCACCTTCTCCGTCTCCCAGCAACGCTACGATGGCTTCACCGCGTCAGCGATCAGATTCCGAGACCAAACAGCCGGCGCCTATACCGCCTCCAGGCCCAGTGCCAGCCTTCGGTCTGCCCTACCGGATAGTGTACGCAGTCGCCACTCAAGACGCAGTCCATCTTTACGATACCCAACAGCAAAAGCCAATCTGCGTTGTGAGCAATCTGCACTACGCGACGTTTACTGATCTTACCTGGTAAGTCTCTTCGTATGCGGGACACGAGCAATGTACTGACAAATCTTGCGCAGGTCAAGCGACGGGCTCACTCTACTCATGACATCCTCTGACGGCTACTGCTCGGCTCTCACCTTCGCTCCAGGGGAACTGGGTCAGATCCACCACGCGCAGCCAGTGAGCGCGAGAGGCACTCCCGCTCCAATCTCCATCGCCAAGGCGAATTCCGCCGCATCCACACCACAACCCACTCCGACTGGCACCGTCGCTCCTCCGTCAGTACCCAACTCTGCCGGCTTCACACGTCAACCAAGTCTGCCAAACACTTCGAACCCGGCCATTGCGTCAGCAACTGCCTCGCCATCGCCCTTCACAACTTTCACAGGACACGTAGGCGGCCGCCCCGCCAGCCCAGCAAGAAGCATGTCAGCGTCTTCCATCGCCACGGAAGCTAGCTTTGCACGAGTGCCCGACCAAAACCCACCTCCAGTGATGAACAATCCAACGCCGTCAATGAGCTCAGTACCATCACTTGCAGCAGCTGGTTCGTCATCCGCAGTGCCACTCTTCACGCCTCCACAAACGCCTGGACAGAACCAAACGAGTGGCGCTACGAGCACCAACGCGAGCTTTGCAGCTACGACTCTGAAGCGGGAGTCCAGTGTGAGCAACACGTCCGAGCAAGACGACCAGGGTCGCGAGAAGCGAAGACGGATCGCACCTACGCTTGTCAACGACCCTTCGGCTCCTCCTTCTGCTCCGGTTCCCGCTCGCGCACCCGCACCCAGCGACAGCAGCGCACGGTAAGATGACTGGGTCATCATGAATCTGTATCAGATTTCTCATCGTTTCTCATTTGCATATATTAGCCaaggcgttggaggagttgATCTGGGACTACATGCGATGGCTGAACGATGATAAGCTGCCATCAACGACGAACCAAGTCACAGTGTACGCTATTTTGCCGCGATGGTGATGCCACTCGGACGGCGAGGCTCGGAGGAGGCATGCATTGTACACTGAATGAATTATTCAATCGACTTCCCATTCCTGCTCCCATCCTCTTGTCACTATGCTCGGATCACTACTTCGCCATATCTCTGGTGTCAACATCTGTATTCCAGCCGATGAGCTCGAAGATCCTATCACATATGCATCGATTGAGTTTAGGGACTGTCTGCGGAGTCTCTGTCTGCGCGCTCCGGGATGCCTTGATCTTTCAATGCGCACTCTTCCGTAACCGTG contains:
- the NFB2401 gene encoding chromatin assembly complex 1 subunit B/CAC2 (Similar to Saccharomyces cerevisiae CAC2 protein which is a component of the chromatin assembly complex (with Rlf2p and Msi1p) that assembles newly synthesized histones onto recently replicated DNA), with the translated sequence MKAAPLLVAWHDNTDPIYSAHFEPHGKGRLATAGGDCHVRLWSIEATGDERKVTYLSTLKKHTQAVNVVRWCPRGELLATAGDDGNVLLWTPSDNPAYATNFGDDGLEDLEHWRVKTMCRSSSGSEIYDLAWSPDGQFFITGSMDNVARIYNASTGQTVRQIAEHNHYVQGVAWDPLNEYVATQSSDRSVHIYTLKTKDGQFSLHQHNKVTKMDLPGRRISSHSPAPPDLGLNRAAFVPDITSEAVGSPRPSAPGTPQSLALPMNPPATSHSRRSSFGSQAMRRSVSPSPSMPLPAVMPSASPSISGSIGLGARNAHLYANETFTSFFRRLTFAPDGSLLFTPAGQFKTTHSSLDGGKPTDEIINTVYIYTRAGLNKPPVAYLPGHKKPSIAVKCSPIYYQLRSTSIETKEITIDTRTADDIQPLPEPVMPSRGPTSHSAMDPPPLSAPSPSPSNATMASPRQRSDSETKQPAPIPPPGPVPAFGLPYRIVYAVATQDAVHLYDTQQQKPICVVSNLHYATFTDLTWSSDGLTLLMTSSDGYCSALTFAPGELGQIHHAQPVSARGTPAPISIAKANSAASTPQPTPTGTVAPPSVPNSAGFTRGRPASPARSMSASSIATEASFARVPDQNPPPVMNNPTPSMSSVPSLAAAGSSSAVPLFTPPQTPGQNQTSGATSTNASFAATTLKRESSVSNTSEQDDQGREKRRRIAPTLVNDPSAPPSAPVPARAPAPSDSSAR
- a CDS encoding MFS transporter (with nine transmembrane regions), coding for MATEKPFSSTDDAVVKTEPIVDIPKRPASIEALQVSDDNGSTSSEAGPAVHVPRRIKITAVLIVALIGFGSHWSSGVLGAMKSTLKKELHINNTQYALLEASQDFMVTALILFTGILTDRIGGAGAMVWGNVIYSLGSIIIAAATTVRSYKLMIGGIVIQSFGDIATQVAQYRVFSSWFAPSNGFAATLGFELGMGKLGGFVGKASANPIAKRTGNFAWVYWTAVMMNLFTNAATILFWKFRKYTEKHYPDGLRDPSTGEILKENSKKFEFKKVLELPWAFWTILSFSLFQTSTAAVFNANATELAEKRFKVSAIKAGWYTSLSQYLGFFLVPLLGVFIDLFGNRITVMAFCGTGMFISMVLAAFGPSISGTAASLGVYAVAVSLGPTVIIDAIRTSIWHQDTFGAAYSIKILINNSMNIIVRVVTGVIQDRDNDSYDRVVYVYVVQAAGAVVVAALLLIGSWMRVDLKRLQWTKKERLRKGEVINELRKDYEEGLSKEKHRLFGKVMFSGLFVFMLGGWCAFFWGVATGNNQ